The Hevea brasiliensis isolate MT/VB/25A 57/8 chromosome 1, ASM3005281v1, whole genome shotgun sequence genome has a window encoding:
- the LOC110665852 gene encoding ethylene-responsive transcription factor WIN1-like — MVQSKKFRGVRQRHWGSWVSEIRHPLLKKRVWLGTFGTAEEAARAYDEAAVLMCGHNAKTNFPVVTDQQGNHKFSFSSSPVPPSTAPITTPLSSSLGAKLSKSWKSSSSLTCLRLDNETCRIGVWQKRAGPHSDSNWVMIVELGKKDGQASESKLPGWQTCTPEKRVGEEGDGGGGSDVGEENRVSLQMIEELLNWN; from the exons ATGGTACAATCTAAGAAGTTCAGAGGTGTTAGGCAGCGCCACTGGGGCTCATGGGTCTCTGAGATTCGTCACCCGTTATT GAAAAAAAGGGTGTGGCTGGGAACTTTTGGGACTGCTGAAGAGGCAGCGAGAGCCTACGACGAAGCAGCAGTTTTAATGTGTGGTCATAATGCCAAAACGAACTTCCCTGTGGTCACAGATCAACAAGGCAATCACAAGTTTTCCTTCTCATCTTCTCCTGTTCCTCCTTCCACTGCCCCTATTACTACTCCACTGTCTTCCTCGCTTGGAGCAAAACTCAGCAAATCTTGgaaatcttcatcttctctcaCTTGTCTAAGGCTTGATAATGAGACATGCCGAATTGGAGTATGGCAAAAGCGTGCAGGGCCACATTCTGATTCGAATTGGGTTATGATTGTTGAGCTTGGAAAGAAGGATGGACAAGCATCAGAGTCTAAATTGCCTGGCTGGCAGACATGTACGCCAGAGAAAAGGGTAGGGGAAGaaggtgatggtggtggtggcagTGATGTAGGTGAGGAAAACAGGGTTTCATTGCAGATGATAGAGGAACTACTCAACTGGAACTAA